The following are encoded in a window of Manihot esculenta cultivar AM560-2 chromosome 8, M.esculenta_v8, whole genome shotgun sequence genomic DNA:
- the LOC110620646 gene encoding uncharacterized protein LOC110620646, protein MSALEMTHIDLEQGSHRRSVTGSDGTCFFDAEDGSCFSQFYGSYDDYTFACVSDPEIIAGVVLDSRRVSSVSDCSVVVESESRVAETKIHLAKVERDCRICHLGLETNSCESGFPIELGCSCKDDLAVAHRQCAEAWFKIKGNKTCEICHSIARNVVGINEIEVTEQSNETNNTVAVAAVPASAHHSEIRSFWHGHRFLNFLLACMVFAFVISWLLHFNVPSS, encoded by the exons atgTCTGCTTTAGAAATGACCCACATCGATTTGGAGCAGGGGAGCCACCGCCGTTCCGTCACAGGAAGTGATGGCACCTGCTTTTTCGATGCAGAAGATGGGTCTTGTTTCTCTCAGTTTTATGGCTCCTATGACGATTACACTTTTGCTTGTGTATCTGATCCTGAGATTATAGCTGGTGTAGTTCTGGATTCTCGGAGAGTATCGTCTGTGTCTGATTGCTCTGTGGTGGTGGAGAGTGAAAGTCGGGTAGCTGAAACAAAGATTCATTTAGCTAAGGTGGAGAGAGATTGTAGGATATGTCATTTGGGTCTGGAAACCAACAGCTGTGAATCCGGGTTTCCCATTGAATTAGGTTGTTCTTGTAAGGACGATTTGGCTGTTGCTCATAGACAGTGTGCTGAGGCTTGGTTCAAGATTAAAGGAAACAA GACCTGTGAGATTTGCCATTCCATTGCTCGTAACGTGGTTGGAATAAATGAGATTGAGGTGACAGAGCAGTCAAATGAGACTAACAATACTGTGGCTGTGGCTGCAGTCCCGGCATCAGCACACCATTCAGAAATCCGAAGCTTTTGGCATGGCCATCGCTTCCTGAATTTTCTGCTTGCTTGTATGGTATTTGCATTTGTTATATCATGGCTCTTGCACTTTAACGTCCCATCCTCATAG